A stretch of the Simiduia curdlanivorans genome encodes the following:
- a CDS encoding cysteine-rich CWC family protein, whose translation MNAMNANDLKPSKQQAQTICPNCRQPNQCALVEQPETSACWCMQIEPMTNSRQALNSTQANKVCLCKTCLMNSRLDPQ comes from the coding sequence CTATGAACGCCAATGACCTGAAGCCATCAAAGCAACAAGCGCAAACTATTTGCCCCAACTGCCGGCAACCCAATCAGTGCGCTCTAGTCGAACAGCCAGAGACAAGCGCCTGTTGGTGTATGCAAATCGAACCCATGACTAACAGCCGGCAGGCGCTCAATAGCACCCAGGCCAATAAAGTCTGTTTGTGTAAAACCTGCTTAATGAATAGCAGGCTTGACCCGCAATAA
- a CDS encoding CobW family GTP-binding protein, whose translation MNAGNNDFSMVHINVITGFLGAGKTTLIRHLLAHKPVAERWGVLVNEFGEVGIDGALLSSPATGAVIKEVPGGCLCCANGLPFQIALNQLLAAKQLDRLLIEPTGLGHPLEILALLAQPCYQAVSQLGSTLTLVDARKIKDPRYTEHALFNQQLLVADYILAAKADTYSADEYTQLNHYVTALRPKAPFSISAIEQGAGQIAWLQGAAQAWRLNASTAQARKSDSSAASAPLLSLAPQYNSQGLVFKHKYADGFHAYGWAFAPELVFSSEALEHCLLGLSCERLKAVMITHTCVRGFNLADGVLSVTELDDCFDSRLELISLEAIDVASLEARLLASLVAS comes from the coding sequence ATGAACGCGGGCAATAACGACTTTTCTATGGTGCATATCAACGTCATTACCGGTTTTCTGGGCGCCGGCAAAACCACGCTTATACGCCATCTATTGGCGCACAAACCCGTGGCAGAGCGCTGGGGCGTGCTGGTTAATGAGTTTGGCGAAGTCGGTATTGACGGTGCTCTGTTGTCATCTCCGGCCACCGGCGCCGTGATTAAGGAGGTGCCGGGTGGTTGCTTATGCTGTGCGAATGGCTTGCCGTTTCAAATCGCGCTGAACCAATTGCTGGCTGCTAAACAGTTAGACCGACTGTTGATTGAACCCACGGGTTTAGGCCATCCGCTCGAAATTCTCGCACTCTTGGCTCAGCCCTGCTATCAGGCGGTAAGTCAATTAGGCAGCACCTTAACCTTGGTGGACGCACGAAAAATTAAAGACCCGCGCTATACCGAGCACGCGCTTTTCAACCAACAGCTGCTGGTTGCCGATTATATTTTGGCCGCTAAAGCCGATACCTATAGCGCCGATGAATACACCCAGCTTAATCATTACGTAACAGCCCTCAGACCAAAGGCGCCGTTTTCCATCAGCGCCATTGAACAGGGCGCTGGGCAAATAGCCTGGTTGCAGGGGGCGGCTCAGGCTTGGCGCTTGAATGCATCCACCGCTCAAGCGCGCAAATCAGACAGCAGCGCCGCTAGCGCACCACTGTTATCGTTGGCACCGCAGTACAACAGCCAAGGCTTGGTATTTAAGCACAAATACGCCGATGGCTTTCACGCCTATGGCTGGGCCTTTGCCCCAGAGCTGGTTTTTTCCTCCGAGGCGCTAGAGCACTGCTTGCTCGGGTTAAGCTGCGAGCGATTAAAAGCGGTTATGATCACGCACACCTGTGTGCGAGGGTTTAACCTAGCTGATGGCGTTTTGAGCGTGACCGAACTCGATGATTGCTTCGATTCGCGGCTAGAGCTTATTAGCCTTGAGGCTATCGATGTTGCCAGCCTTGAAGCGCGGTTACTGGCCTCCCTAGTAGCTTCTTAG
- the aguB gene encoding N-carbamoylputrescine amidase → MSRKVTVAATQMACSWDRDANIANGEKLVRQAHKQGAQIILLQELFETPYFCQKPNADYALLATALDENIAIAHFQKLAKELNVVLPISYFERAGRARFNSIVVIDADGTILGNYRKSHIPDGPGYHEKYYFNPGDTGFKVWNTQYGKIGIGICWDQWFPECARAMALLGAEILFYPTAIGTEPHDPTISSRDHWQRVQQGHAGANLMPLIASNRIGREDQEDYHINFYGSSFIANQFGEKVAEADDTSEAVLVHTFDLDELEKIRTAWGVFRDRRPNLYGQIKTLDGDLAS, encoded by the coding sequence ATGTCCCGCAAGGTTACGGTTGCAGCCACACAAATGGCCTGCTCTTGGGATCGCGATGCCAACATCGCCAATGGCGAAAAGCTGGTGCGTCAGGCGCACAAGCAAGGAGCCCAAATCATCCTATTGCAAGAGCTTTTCGAAACCCCCTACTTTTGCCAGAAGCCCAATGCCGATTACGCCCTGCTCGCCACGGCACTGGACGAAAACATCGCCATCGCGCATTTTCAGAAGCTCGCTAAAGAGCTCAACGTGGTACTGCCCATCAGCTACTTTGAACGCGCCGGCCGCGCGCGCTTCAACTCCATTGTGGTGATCGATGCCGATGGCACCATTCTGGGCAACTACCGCAAGAGCCACATTCCCGATGGCCCCGGCTACCACGAGAAGTATTACTTCAACCCCGGCGATACCGGCTTCAAAGTGTGGAACACCCAGTACGGCAAAATTGGCATCGGCATTTGCTGGGACCAATGGTTCCCCGAATGCGCACGCGCCATGGCGCTCTTGGGCGCGGAAATCTTATTTTACCCAACTGCCATCGGCACCGAGCCGCACGACCCCACTATATCCTCGCGCGATCACTGGCAGCGGGTACAACAGGGTCACGCCGGCGCCAACTTAATGCCATTAATTGCCAGCAACCGCATCGGCCGCGAAGACCAAGAGGATTACCACATCAACTTCTACGGCTCGTCATTCATCGCCAACCAGTTCGGCGAAAAAGTAGCGGAAGCTGACGACACTAGCGAAGCGGTTTTGGTGCACACCTTCGACTTAGACGAGCTCGAAAAAATTCGCACCGCCTGGGGTGTGTTTCGCGATCGCCGCCCGAATCTCTACGGCCAAATCAAAACGCTGGATGGTGACCTCGCCTCATGA
- the aguA gene encoding agmatine deiminase — MKPLTSSPKADGFYMPAEWARQQQAWMVWPERTDNWRLGAKPAQAAFVAVMRAIARYQPLTVGVSAAQFENASEQLGDHDNIRVVEISNNDAWVRDTGPTFVINGRGEVRGVDWRFNAWGGFNGGLYFPWDKDDQVARKICQLEQVQRYRTDDFVLEGGSIHVDGEGTVITTEECLLNANRNPHLSREVIEHTLAQHLNIEKVIWLPEGLFNDETDGHVDNFCCFTRPGEVLLCWTDDATDPNYARCQAAWEVLQNTTDAKGRTLKVVKMPIPGPLFATPVECEGIDQVAGSQPRDPAIRLAGSYVNFLIINGAIIAPSFDDEKDSAAKTILGQCFPDRDIVMVPGREILLGGGNIHCITQQQPAA, encoded by the coding sequence ATGAAACCACTCACCAGCAGCCCCAAAGCCGATGGCTTTTACATGCCCGCCGAGTGGGCGCGACAGCAGCAAGCCTGGATGGTATGGCCCGAGCGAACCGATAACTGGCGCTTAGGGGCCAAGCCCGCGCAAGCAGCATTTGTGGCCGTCATGCGCGCTATTGCGCGCTACCAACCACTTACCGTTGGCGTTTCTGCGGCACAGTTTGAAAATGCCTCGGAACAGCTTGGCGACCACGACAACATTCGGGTAGTGGAAATCTCCAACAACGACGCCTGGGTGCGCGATACCGGCCCCACCTTTGTGATTAACGGCCGAGGCGAGGTGCGCGGGGTCGACTGGCGCTTTAACGCTTGGGGCGGGTTTAACGGCGGACTGTATTTCCCGTGGGATAAAGATGATCAGGTGGCGCGCAAAATTTGCCAGCTAGAGCAAGTGCAGCGCTACCGCACCGACGACTTTGTGTTGGAGGGCGGCTCCATTCACGTGGATGGCGAAGGTACGGTGATTACCACGGAAGAGTGCTTACTCAATGCGAATCGCAACCCGCATTTGAGTCGTGAAGTCATCGAGCATACGCTGGCGCAACATCTCAATATCGAAAAAGTGATCTGGCTGCCAGAGGGTTTATTCAATGATGAAACCGATGGCCACGTGGATAATTTTTGCTGCTTTACCCGGCCAGGCGAAGTATTGCTGTGCTGGACCGACGACGCAACAGATCCCAACTACGCGCGCTGTCAGGCTGCTTGGGAGGTTTTACAAAATACCACCGACGCCAAAGGCCGGACCTTAAAGGTGGTAAAAATGCCCATTCCCGGGCCGCTGTTTGCCACACCAGTGGAGTGTGAGGGCATAGATCAGGTGGCTGGCTCCCAGCCGCGCGATCCCGCCATTCGCCTTGCCGGCTCCTACGTTAACTTTTTAATTATCAACGGCGCGATCATTGCGCCCAGCTTCGATGACGAAAAAGATAGCGCCGCCAAAACCATTCTCGGGCAATGCTTTCCCGACCGCGATATCGTTATGGTGCCCGGGCGGGAGATATTGCTCGGCGGTGGCAATATCCACTGCATCACCCAGCAGCAACCGGCCGCTTAA
- a CDS encoding methyl-accepting chemotaxis protein, with amino-acid sequence MASLFLRMRLVHWIGMALLLVNALAFTDNTVSRVIQFVLIAVLIVHDIDEKRWGVDALSAIARYFQHFADKDLSVKCDVNTSLNAEMGDMVSTIDQFREEIRGALVDIKQVADTNQNVAKKLTDTSKTMGQRITQEVAAVSRAKQYMQEMQGLSQAVTQRADQTNIQVTGANQQLQASRQNIGTMAEMVDEHVRASNDITENFAKLSENALKIKDVLAVINGIADQTNLLALNAAIEAARAGEHGRGFSVVADEVRGLSQSTQNSLTEINEIISAITSAIDLAGKKVEHQKSSLEALKITSSEAADVIVSACDVMQEVAELTGQRSQQGNSNIHSINKKVEEVLVEVDQLAVSTGMSEKDIGYLLTIANDLSATVDSLRNKVAVFKT; translated from the coding sequence ATGGCATCACTATTTCTCAGAATGCGGCTCGTGCATTGGATCGGCATGGCGTTGTTGCTCGTCAATGCGTTGGCTTTTACCGACAATACTGTTAGCCGCGTTATTCAATTTGTGCTCATCGCCGTGCTGATTGTCCACGACATAGATGAAAAGCGTTGGGGTGTCGACGCGCTTAGCGCGATCGCGCGCTACTTTCAGCACTTCGCAGATAAAGATCTATCGGTAAAGTGCGATGTGAACACCTCGCTGAATGCTGAAATGGGCGACATGGTGTCCACCATCGATCAGTTTCGAGAGGAAATTCGGGGCGCCTTAGTGGACATTAAACAGGTGGCCGACACCAATCAAAATGTCGCTAAGAAATTAACCGACACGAGCAAAACCATGGGCCAGCGCATTACTCAGGAGGTGGCTGCCGTGAGCCGCGCCAAGCAGTATATGCAAGAGATGCAGGGCTTGTCGCAAGCGGTAACTCAGCGCGCCGATCAAACCAACATTCAGGTGACCGGTGCCAACCAGCAGCTCCAAGCGTCGCGCCAGAACATCGGCACTATGGCTGAAATGGTCGATGAGCATGTGCGCGCCAGCAATGATATTACTGAAAATTTTGCCAAACTCTCTGAAAATGCGCTGAAGATTAAGGACGTCTTGGCGGTTATCAACGGCATCGCCGATCAAACTAACCTCTTGGCCTTGAATGCCGCCATTGAAGCCGCGCGCGCCGGCGAGCACGGCAGAGGTTTCTCTGTGGTGGCCGATGAGGTGCGCGGCTTGTCTCAGTCTACGCAAAATAGCCTCACCGAGATTAACGAAATTATTTCCGCTATTACCAGTGCTATCGATCTTGCGGGCAAGAAGGTGGAGCATCAAAAGAGCTCACTTGAAGCCTTAAAAATAACCTCCAGCGAAGCGGCGGATGTGATTGTGAGCGCCTGTGATGTCATGCAAGAGGTCGCGGAGCTTACCGGTCAGCGCAGTCAGCAGGGCAACTCGAATATACACAGTATCAATAAAAAAGTGGAAGAGGTTTTGGTGGAGGTTGATCAGTTGGCCGTATCCACGGGCATGTCGGAAAAAGACATTGGCTATCTGTTAACGATAGCCAATGATCTCTCTGCAACGGTGGATAGCCTGCGCAATAAAGTCGCTGTGTTTAAAACTTAA
- a CDS encoding DUF3718 domain-containing protein — MKNSKKIQGVAFGIFIGACSLALSGLVSADTHIERNGVKYTVVDNDAASVCKAIVRDQPGQLRSALYHGIRGVERQRAHTYYQCNEKNLLSFAHEVKAEKVTSYLAPKFNRGEVVTTEEVASR; from the coding sequence ATGAAAAATTCAAAAAAAATACAAGGTGTAGCGTTTGGCATTTTTATCGGCGCTTGTTCTTTGGCGTTATCTGGTCTGGTCAGTGCCGACACGCACATCGAAAGAAATGGCGTTAAATATACCGTTGTTGATAATGACGCCGCCAGCGTGTGTAAAGCGATTGTTAGAGATCAGCCGGGCCAGTTGCGCAGCGCACTTTATCACGGCATCCGCGGCGTGGAGCGCCAGCGCGCTCATACGTATTACCAATGCAATGAGAAGAACTTGTTGAGTTTTGCGCACGAGGTTAAAGCTGAAAAAGTAACGTCTTACCTCGCGCCTAAGTTTAACAGGGGCGAGGTTGTTACCACCGAGGAGGTGGCGTCCCGATAG
- a CDS encoding SRPBCC family protein, protein MSHQHIEIELQFHCTPEALFQQLSDHVQFGKIVGANIQRIVDSKSTNRNGLGAVRRITIAPGLSFDETITRFDAPDLMEYRITRGSPVKEHWGRLAFKPHAHGCVLFYTIDFSAKLPGTGWLLKPLIEGPIRRGLTRLQATLQGK, encoded by the coding sequence ATGAGCCACCAACACATCGAAATAGAACTGCAGTTTCACTGCACACCTGAAGCCTTATTTCAGCAGCTTAGCGATCACGTACAGTTCGGCAAGATCGTCGGCGCTAATATTCAGCGGATCGTTGATAGCAAATCAACCAATCGCAATGGCTTAGGCGCGGTGCGCAGAATCACCATCGCGCCAGGTCTCTCATTTGACGAGACGATAACCCGCTTTGATGCGCCGGATTTGATGGAGTATCGAATCACCCGCGGCAGCCCAGTCAAGGAACACTGGGGGCGGCTTGCATTCAAACCCCATGCTCACGGCTGCGTACTTTTTTACACCATCGACTTTAGTGCCAAGCTCCCCGGCACAGGCTGGCTGCTCAAGCCGCTCATCGAAGGCCCGATCCGGCGCGGTCTGACGCGGTTACAAGCGACGCTCCAAGGCAAGTAA
- a CDS encoding M13 family metallopeptidase: MTVSTFKPLRSVALVACATAALLAGCSSDKEATPEAKKAPALVAGIDLGNMEPSTRAQDDFYRHVNGQWLAKTAIPADKSNYGSFTKLADDAEVQLRAIIESAAASAAKEGTEQQKVGDFFKSYMNTEKLEQLGASPIAASLAEIDALASKDALLTWFGKVARVGVNTPVAVFINQDKRDATQYAVYTYQSGIGLPDRDYYFKEDEKSQAIRAAYKKHILASFALANVAANADSVYAIEEALAQGHWQRVDNRDPVKTYNKMPLAELSNLSAGVNWGNWAQALGIDGQANIIVYQPSYLTVFGDTLATKSLEDWKAYAKWQVISGASTLLSKAFDDEHFTFYSKTLRGVEEQQERWKRAVQFTDDVIGEAVGKIYVEQHFPPEAKARMDQLVNNLLLAFGEGINDLEWMTEETKVAAREKLSKFTYKIGYPDKWRDYASLVIKADDLFGNAMRAAAFEYARNLSKLGAPVDKTEWFMTPQTVNAYYNPVANEIVFPAAILQPPFFNLAADDAVNYGGIGAVIGHEIGHGFDDSGSQYDGDGNLRNWWTDSDRTEFEKRTTALVEQYNAFEPLPGEFVNGKFTLGENIGDLGGLTIAHKAYLLSLQGKSAPVIDELTGEQRFFMGWAQVWARKYRDEELSQRLVTDPHSPSEFRTNGIVRNMPAFYDAFGVKEGDALFLAPEARVKIW; this comes from the coding sequence ATGACTGTTTCGACATTCAAACCACTACGCTCAGTTGCTCTGGTAGCGTGCGCGACAGCCGCCCTATTAGCCGGCTGCAGCAGCGACAAAGAAGCAACACCAGAAGCTAAAAAGGCACCAGCATTGGTAGCCGGTATCGACCTTGGCAATATGGAGCCAAGTACGCGCGCGCAAGACGACTTTTACCGTCATGTGAATGGCCAATGGTTAGCCAAAACCGCTATTCCAGCGGATAAATCCAATTACGGCTCCTTCACCAAGCTAGCCGATGATGCCGAAGTGCAGCTGCGCGCCATTATCGAGTCGGCTGCAGCAAGCGCTGCCAAGGAAGGGACTGAGCAACAAAAAGTCGGCGACTTTTTTAAAAGCTATATGAACACCGAAAAACTGGAACAACTGGGTGCCAGCCCGATTGCGGCGAGCCTTGCGGAAATTGATGCGCTGGCGTCGAAAGACGCGCTGCTGACCTGGTTTGGCAAGGTTGCCCGCGTTGGCGTCAACACACCGGTTGCAGTCTTTATCAATCAGGATAAGCGCGATGCGACGCAATACGCTGTTTACACTTATCAAAGCGGTATCGGTTTACCCGATCGCGATTATTACTTTAAAGAAGATGAGAAGAGCCAGGCCATTCGCGCCGCCTACAAAAAGCATATTCTCGCCAGTTTTGCACTGGCCAATGTCGCGGCCAACGCCGACTCAGTCTACGCCATCGAAGAGGCACTGGCGCAGGGCCACTGGCAGCGAGTCGATAACCGCGACCCGGTGAAAACCTACAATAAAATGCCCTTAGCTGAGCTCAGCAACCTCAGCGCCGGCGTTAATTGGGGCAACTGGGCGCAGGCGCTCGGGATCGACGGCCAAGCAAATATCATCGTCTACCAGCCGTCCTACTTAACCGTTTTTGGCGACACACTGGCCACTAAATCCCTAGAAGATTGGAAGGCCTATGCCAAGTGGCAGGTGATCTCCGGCGCTTCAACACTGCTCAGTAAAGCCTTCGACGACGAACATTTTACCTTCTACAGCAAAACCTTGCGCGGTGTTGAAGAGCAACAGGAGCGCTGGAAACGCGCGGTGCAGTTCACCGATGACGTGATCGGTGAGGCCGTGGGCAAAATCTACGTTGAGCAACATTTCCCGCCCGAAGCCAAGGCGCGCATGGATCAATTGGTCAACAACCTACTGCTAGCGTTTGGCGAAGGCATTAACGATTTAGAGTGGATGACCGAGGAAACCAAGGTCGCCGCGCGCGAAAAACTCTCGAAGTTTACCTACAAAATTGGCTACCCAGACAAATGGCGAGACTACGCGTCTCTAGTCATTAAGGCCGATGACTTATTTGGCAACGCGATGCGGGCCGCGGCATTCGAGTACGCGCGAAACCTCAGCAAGCTAGGCGCGCCGGTGGACAAAACCGAATGGTTTATGACGCCGCAAACCGTGAATGCCTACTACAACCCGGTAGCCAACGAAATTGTTTTCCCGGCCGCCATATTGCAACCACCCTTCTTCAACTTAGCTGCCGACGACGCCGTTAACTACGGTGGTATAGGCGCGGTGATTGGCCATGAAATCGGCCACGGCTTCGACGATTCAGGCTCGCAGTACGATGGCGACGGCAACCTCAGGAACTGGTGGACCGACAGCGACAGAACCGAATTCGAAAAGCGTACCACCGCCTTGGTCGAGCAATACAATGCCTTCGAGCCACTGCCGGGCGAATTTGTAAACGGTAAATTCACCTTGGGCGAAAACATTGGCGACCTCGGCGGCCTAACCATCGCGCACAAGGCTTACTTGCTGTCACTGCAGGGCAAAAGCGCACCGGTGATCGATGAACTCACCGGCGAGCAACGCTTCTTCATGGGCTGGGCGCAAGTGTGGGCGCGCAAATACCGCGATGAAGAGCTCTCTCAACGTCTGGTCACCGATCCTCACTCGCCGAGCGAGTTCCGCACCAACGGTATTGTGCGCAATATGCCTGCTTTCTACGACGCCTTTGGTGTGAAAGAGGGCGACGCACTCTTTCTAGCGCCTGAAGCCCGGGTCAAGATTTGGTAG
- the trhA gene encoding PAQR family membrane homeostasis protein TrhA, with the protein MTSPAPNSPTSLKAYSFAEELANSISHGLGALLSIIGLTLMVIVSVAADDGWKLTSAIVYGSSLVFLFLASTLYHSVPNPKVKGVLRVVDHCAIYMLIAGTYTPFMLINLRGAWGWTIFAVIWSLALFGIFFKLFFRHRFPKISLFTYIMMGWLVIVATSEMLAKVPSGALWLLLAGGLVYTIGAIFYKWERIPYNHAIWHLFVLGGSTCHFLAVYLYVI; encoded by the coding sequence ATGACTAGCCCTGCCCCTAATTCGCCAACCTCGCTCAAAGCGTATTCTTTTGCTGAGGAGCTGGCTAACAGCATCAGCCACGGGCTGGGCGCCCTGCTCAGTATCATTGGCTTAACCCTCATGGTGATCGTTTCGGTAGCGGCCGACGACGGCTGGAAACTCACCAGCGCCATTGTCTACGGCTCGAGTCTGGTCTTCCTTTTTTTAGCGTCAACCTTGTATCACAGCGTCCCCAACCCCAAGGTTAAGGGCGTATTAAGAGTGGTAGATCACTGCGCTATCTATATGTTGATTGCCGGCACCTATACGCCGTTTATGCTCATTAATTTGCGCGGTGCTTGGGGTTGGACCATCTTTGCGGTGATATGGAGTCTGGCGCTATTTGGCATTTTCTTTAAGCTTTTCTTTCGCCACCGCTTTCCTAAAATATCGCTATTTACCTATATTATGATGGGCTGGCTGGTTATCGTTGCCACCTCGGAAATGTTGGCTAAAGTGCCTTCTGGCGCACTCTGGTTGCTGCTCGCGGGCGGCCTCGTTTACACCATCGGGGCCATTTTTTATAAGTGGGAGCGCATTCCCTACAACCACGCCATCTGGCACCTATTTGTATTAGGTGGCAGCACATGCCATTTCTTAGCGGTTTACCTTTACGTTATTTAG
- a CDS encoding ATP-binding response regulator translates to MNTPIDNTASFAAKQEMLHLLARQSGRVPFGKIPAILLIAALAWMSAPKAIVAGWACAALAVLMLRWLILSRIDTHFLDRPQTGLNLSVWLSLINGLVMACSLMVFPFIPEVERAVHTLILMGLCTGAIATTAGHLPLFLSYAAPIALPLVIIWGSLATPNQAEWIGPGLAVLIAMFFGLMISLARDTSRLYLRSFQIRSEQSELNSKLQQALNQAEMASHTKTRFLASASHDLRQPIHTLSLFSAALIRRDIDTKSKQIASHMDNAIQALAAQLDTLLDISKLEAGVVDVNIKTIDIHTLLSRLFEEHIQSARQKNLHLGINGLEHLDISTDPILLERIIRNLLSNAIKYTDKGGVDLNFSIEDRRPCIEVIDSGQGIPSEEQAKIFEEFYQLNNPERNRSKGLGLGLAIVKRLTKLIDIDIDLRSSPGKGTRIRLLLPSSSLQSVTHAPREELPQLAWQNIKVLVVDDEADALQAMSTLLQELSCQVSCAHSTQSALKAARVTPPDVLLADVDLNSHEPDLNLIDVFHTQHPSLPIILVGGQADTQPTLGAEATPLIQLQKPVTLETLTQAIRQSLAKV, encoded by the coding sequence GTGAATACGCCTATTGATAACACCGCAAGCTTCGCCGCCAAACAAGAGATGTTGCACCTCTTGGCGCGACAAAGTGGTCGCGTTCCGTTCGGAAAAATTCCCGCAATTTTGTTGATTGCAGCACTGGCATGGATGAGTGCGCCAAAGGCTATTGTCGCCGGCTGGGCCTGTGCCGCTCTCGCCGTGCTGATGCTGCGCTGGCTAATTCTCAGCAGGATAGACACTCACTTTTTAGATAGGCCCCAAACTGGCCTTAATCTTAGCGTGTGGCTCAGCTTAATTAATGGCCTAGTCATGGCTTGCTCGCTGATGGTGTTTCCCTTTATCCCCGAAGTGGAGCGCGCGGTACACACGCTAATACTGATGGGTCTATGCACCGGCGCCATTGCCACAACAGCAGGTCACCTGCCTTTGTTTTTATCCTACGCTGCTCCCATTGCACTACCATTGGTGATTATATGGGGCAGCCTAGCAACGCCCAACCAAGCCGAGTGGATTGGCCCGGGCCTCGCCGTGCTTATCGCAATGTTCTTCGGCTTGATGATTTCGCTGGCGCGCGACACGTCGCGGCTCTATTTACGCTCATTCCAAATTCGATCCGAGCAAAGTGAACTCAACAGCAAACTTCAGCAAGCGTTAAACCAAGCAGAAATGGCCAGCCACACAAAAACGCGATTTCTAGCCAGCGCCAGCCACGATTTGCGTCAACCTATTCACACCCTAAGTTTATTTTCGGCGGCGCTTATCCGGCGCGATATCGACACCAAAAGCAAACAGATAGCCAGCCATATGGACAACGCCATTCAAGCGCTGGCAGCGCAATTGGACACACTGCTCGACATTTCAAAACTCGAGGCTGGCGTTGTTGACGTCAACATCAAAACGATCGATATACACACCTTACTGAGCCGGCTTTTCGAAGAACACATACAGTCAGCGCGGCAGAAAAATCTACACCTCGGTATCAATGGTCTCGAGCACCTGGATATTTCAACAGATCCCATCTTGCTCGAACGCATTATTCGCAACCTCTTGAGCAATGCCATTAAGTACACAGACAAAGGTGGCGTCGACCTCAATTTTAGTATCGAAGACCGTCGCCCCTGCATTGAGGTTATCGATAGCGGGCAAGGGATACCGAGCGAAGAACAGGCTAAAATTTTTGAAGAGTTTTACCAGCTTAACAACCCGGAGCGAAATAGAAGCAAAGGTTTGGGCCTTGGCCTCGCTATCGTCAAACGCCTCACAAAACTCATCGATATAGACATAGACCTGCGCTCATCGCCGGGTAAGGGCACGCGTATTCGGCTACTACTACCCAGCAGCTCACTGCAATCAGTTACGCATGCGCCGCGCGAAGAGTTACCACAACTAGCTTGGCAAAATATCAAAGTACTCGTAGTAGACGATGAAGCTGATGCATTGCAAGCCATGAGTACTTTACTGCAAGAATTATCCTGCCAAGTATCCTGTGCTCATTCAACCCAGTCAGCGTTAAAAGCTGCCCGCGTTACACCGCCCGATGTCTTGTTGGCGGATGTAGACTTAAACAGCCATGAACCCGACTTAAATTTAATCGATGTCTTTCACACCCAACATCCCTCGCTACCGATCATTTTAGTGGGCGGACAAGCGGATACCCAACCCACCTTGGGTGCTGAAGCTACACCGTTAATCCAGTTACAAAAGCCAGTCACCCTAGAAACCCTCACCCAAGCTATCCGGCAGTCTTTAGCTAAGGTATAA